TTCATATTTGAATGACTTGAGTTTTATGGCAATGACATCTagttttcctttctttttttagagtAACAATGGCATCTACTTTTGAGTATTAATAACCGGTGTAAACTTTGGAGTATTAATGGGTGTAGACATTCATTTCCAATGCAAATCAAATATTGTCGCTTTACTTGGAAAAATGTACTTTTGAATTTGCAACTTGCAGAACATTACTTCGATATTTGTTTGATGATCCAAGCATTTGTATTCAcggaagaaattctttttcccCTTTATACGTCTTCCAATTTTAAGGATGGTTGATCACTTTGTTTAACCTATGCTGCAAAAGCCCCTGAATAATCATTTCTTTGTCTCTTATATTTTCTGAATCTGTCTCTGCCTGATATTCATCCATTGCTTTCTAATTCTGCTTTCAAGGAAAGAGCTCTCAAGTGCCACAGTTTCTTTTGGAAGAAAACATGGAACCCATTCTCTGCACACAACCTCGGAGATTTGCTGTTGTTGCTGTTGCTAAAATGGTAGCTAAAGCTCGTAACTGTGAACTAGGAGGAGAGGTTGGATATCATATAGGCCATTTAAAGCACTTGTCAGAAAGGTACTTATTATGAACTAAATTAGTTTACATGTTTattcatcattattttttagctCTAGATCATTTCTTCTCACTTGCGGTACTCTTGTCTATTACGTTGCTTCTTTTGTCTATTTCCTTGAGCCATCTTCCTTATCTACATTCTGTACTTGATATTCGATTTTGAGTTGAATTTAGGGAGTCACCTGATGCTGGAGCTTGTACATAAATTTGTTTTgacttttgttttcttcatttttcaattttttccaaTCTCTCCCCCCTCCCCAGTTTCCCATTCAGGCTGAAGACTGAAGATGCAAAGACATTTGCCTCATTTTTTCTTGGcttcctttattttcttgctgGCACATTTTTCTagaaatttatgtataaatcaCTACATGTCTTTATGcaagtttcttttatttaattttgcaGGTCAAAGATTGTCTTCAAAACAGCTGGTGTCTTATCAGATGAAATGAGAGAGAAAGGGTTGAATGCGCTCAAATACAAAGTTATCATTCTTGATGAAGTACATGAAAGATCTATTGAATCTGATCTTGTTCTTGTCTGTGTCAAGCAGTTTCTGTTAAGGAACAATGACCTGAGGTGGATCTACTACTTTGTTTATGTGCAGTTTATTTTCCCCCTTTATCTGTGAATGCACGACATTATCTCTTATCTTTCTATGGTCAGTTCTGTGTATCCATGCCATCTGATGGTTTGATGAACTTTGATTTCTTCAGGGTAGTATTGATGTCTGCAACTGCTGATTTTGGAAGATATCGAGATTACTTTAAAGATCTTGGTAGGGGTGAAAGAGTTGAAGTGCTTGCAATCCCTAGCTCCAACCAGCAAGCACTTTTTCAGAGAAGAGTTTCATATCTTGAACAGGAAATCACTTGTTCCCGTGGCATTGTTTGACTagatttaattctttatactCCTATTGATTTTCACTATACTGGCTTTCTGCCTGTGAGAGTTCTTCTAACACGGCAATTTAAATTCTGCTAACATAAATGTCTTCTGCTCTAACTGTTTTTATGATTCTCATGGTTTTGATACAGTAAAACTATACTGAATCAAGTGCTCCAACTCATTTTCTTTACCATATGGGACTGcaaataatatttgatttgTATAACACAAGTATAAGATTTGTGACATTCTGAACCTGAATATtggaaaattgaaataattagtTTAGCAAAAACCATTTACAAGTTACTAGGTTGCTGCGTATGCATGTTATGATGGTGGTAGTGGAGAccttttttttcctaaataaaaatttaaagtcaCTACTTAAATGTAAttgatgatatatatatatatacattatttttttttgtgaacAGATGACTGAGTTTCTTGGAATAAGTTCAGAGGTACTGGCTACTAAATATTGTTCAGGACCAAGCCCTGCTATGGTATCTGCTGATATTAAACCAGAAGTGCACAAACTTATTCATGATTTGGTAATGCACATTCATGACAATGAACCAGACATTGAAAAGGGCATATTGGTTTTCCTTCCTACGTACCATGACCTGTTGCAACAGTGGTACCTTCTGAAGCCACTCGGTTCATGTTTTAAAGTTCACATTTTACATGGAAGCATCGACACTGAACAAGCTCTTTTGGCCATGAAAATCTGGAAATCACATCGTAAGGTATGCCTTTAATTGTTTCAGTCTTGTGGAAAGTTGTATTCTTGGTATTTGCACTAAGATTGGAGTATGGGaaagtgaatttctttttcacatATAATAATGGTTGAAATTTGTTTCATATGTTGTTCTCTTTATGTCATAACATGGCCGAATCCTTTAATATATTCCCTCAATGATGGAAGCTCAATATGAGGTGCATGATTCCTGAAGCAACTTTCATACATGAGATGCTGGAAATTGATTTGGATAAATGTGCAAGAGTTTGACTCTTCGCTTGgtcttttttagttaatatttaacACATTACTCTCTTAGTCAACTGTGGCAATTAAAGATTATATCCTGGTTGTAGCTGTTAACTTGAAAGTACTTTGCATAGGTGATATTGGCCACAAATATTGCAGAATCTTCTGTTACAATACCAAAGGTCGCATACGTGATTGATTCATGTCGTTCTTTGCAAGTATTTTGGGACGGCACTAGAAAAAAGGATTATGCAGAGCTAGTATGGGTGTCTAAATCTCAGGTATTTAGAGGATTTTACAGTTTGATATTGATCGTTTATTACATTATTCTTTCACTCTTTCAGTTCATGCTTTAGGCTGACCAGCGGAAAGGGAGAACTGGTAGAACTTGTGATGGCCAGATATATCGATTGGTGACAAGATCATTTTTCAACAAGCTTCAGGAATATGAGTCTCCAGCTATACTCAGGTTGTCATTGCGGCAACAAGTCCTTATGGTTTGCTGTGCTGAATCAAAAGCCATTAATGATCCCAGGGGTATGATTATAGACTCTAAGTTTGGTTTGAACTATATTGCTCAGCAATTCTGCTTAATTGAATTGCTAGAATATCCTTTCCAAATCAGACACTATTAGTTAACTTCCATGCCACTGGGAAATGggtactttaaattttatttatacttctGAAGAAGCATGAGGCATAGATCATTCTATTTGAATGAGGCTATGTGGAAAAATCCTTATTCAACGCAGGGCTTTGGTATTCTATTAACTTATTGGACTGGACCACATCTCTACTAATAATGCCATTTATATCAGTTTCTTGTTAGAACTTGTTCTAATGCTTCTAACGCACTGTATGCAAATCCATTTCTTGGTTCTAATGGAATAGAATGGCATAAGTCAAGCTAGTTAGACCATGCTTCCAAACCTTGTTATTAGACTGAGTCTGCTGGAATCACTCTTTGAGTTGAGCACACTCCTTGTACCTGCTTTAGGATAACTGCTGCACGGGCCTCTTCAACCCTGTGGTTGACTTTTAGCAGTTCCTGTGCACTATTTCTGTGCCCAATCAGCTGGAATTGCATTTTGAGTTAATCTCGCTCCTGAAACTGTCACGAGTTTTTGCAATTTCTGCACAACTTTGGCTTTTAATTTTAGCTGGCCTGTACTAGTTGTGCATCTTGAATTGAGCACAAGCTGAATTCTGGTAGGTTTGTGTAACTGCTGCATGGGCATACTTTATCTGGTGGGTTGAATTTAGCTGGTCTTTGCACTAGCTTTTGTAGCTGACTTCTGTAATAATGACCTTATTTAGCTTCTGTTACTCTCACTCACTTTCTCAGTTGAGGCGGTTCTTTTAATAGGATGATAATTTTAGCTACAATGTTTATTTGGTTATATCTTTAAGGTTTAAATGTCCAATTGGTTGCTTGTCAGCAACTAATGTAAATTAGTGATACGGTTAATGATTAGGCTACTGTATTTGGACTGAACTCTAATTATTTAGGATAAATATCTGAAAATTGAGTGGGATCCTAATTTATGGAACTTTGATTTAGTTTTGTTACAGAAGACTCTGGACCCTCCTGATCCTCGAGTTATTGAAGATGCATTAAACTTGCTTGTTCACATAAAAGCATTGGATAGAACCTCTGCAAGAGGCCGTTATGAGCCAACATTTTATGGACGGTTGCTTGCAAGTTTCCCATTGTCTTTCGATGCTTCTTTTATTGTACTCAAGTTTGGAGATGTTGGATTGTTGCGTGAAGGCATTCTGATTGGTATATTGATGGATATACAACCTCAACCAATTCTTCATCCTTTTGGAGAAGAACATTTGGTATTGCCTTGTTTTGAAGTTATTTAAATGCTTGCTGGTCTGAAGCATTCTGTCTGTCTCATAAGTCAATGTTGTACTTCAGTTTGCAGAGTACGCTTATCATTACTACGGTGGTGATTGTAACAACATGGTACGAATTGGTCGAAAGGAGATGATATTAATGGGAAACTTATGTGCATATAAGTTTTGGCAACGTGTATTCAAGGTGTGGTAGCATGTTTGGAAGAAGGTTTGTTGCATAGATTTTTAATGGATGATTTCAgcgttctttttctttttttctctatgCAGGATAGGCACCGTCTTGAACACCTAAAGCGACTTTCTACATTTGATGAAATGAAAGCTGTAACTTCACTGCTGCCGAAGATTGAAGAGGAATGGTGCTCGTTCCATAATCTTGTCTGGTCATCTCTACATCAAGTGTCTGAGATATGTATGGATTtaaatgtgtttttatttttcttcaagtGGTTTTACCTTATTGTGGCTGGAAACTTCTGTGGATCTTCCAACTTGATTATATTAGATTAgcactcttctttttctctgtccttttttgttttaaagaaGAATGCAAATAGTACCATGCTACCCTAAAATTTTATTCCCTTGCCTATTAGATGAAGATATACTAAGTTCTCTGCACCGGTTTCGGCCCAGATTTCTTGGTAAATGTGATGGCCTACCTACTTATTACGATCCTTATGAATTTGGGCATGTCTGTCTTCTGAAAAGTCAGCAAAATGAAGATATAGTTGTTGTTGCTGCGGATGATGAGCACCACGAGCCATCttctgaaataaaaaaatgttgtGCTGTACCTTTTGTTGATTCTGGTCACTTTCAGACCATTAATGTGGCTGAGAAGTTGTTAACTATCGTGAAAGAGGTAAATAAGCTTTGCAGTCTTGTTTTTTAATTCAGATAGTTATAAACAGGCTAATTGGTATTTCATTTAATTGTTATGCTGGACAGATAAGATCTCAATTGACAGATGATGCAGCTGGCAATGATTCTAGCTATGTTAATGGCGATCCATCTGGAAATGATGCTGGCTATGTTAATGAGGACGTGTCTCATGTCAATGAGGAGGCTCCGTTATGTGTATATTTTGTTAATGGATCCTGCAATAAGGGCAGTCAATGCTCATTTTCTCATTCACTTCAAGCGAAAAAACCTGCATGCAGATACTTTTTTACTTTACAGGTATTTTACTTCTGTAGGTctaattatattctatattGCTTTAAACCATTTAAATGTCTTCATTTATGGTAATTAGCTTACTAGTATATCACACTGCTCGCTTAGAAGCTTTGGTCATTTTGCTACTTTATGACTTTAACTACCATCCAAAAGGTCTTAATTTACTATAATTGTTGTTATTTTTGTCAAACGTTAGGAGTACAAGTAGAAGTATGGATGAAAATACAGCTGTACTCCAGGCAGCAAGTACAAATCTGAAATTATACTCTTTAACTGAGTTTAGAATGACATAAACAACTGAAAAAGAATGCAAATCAcaattttcaaattacaaatgatcccgttagaagttgtatttatcccaTATCGCTTAGTTACTAGGCTGTTATGATGTATGTATTTGGATTGggcatcttctttctttgagctagcttttggGAATGAATTCTATCCAAGATATGGTATCAGAGTCAGCCTTTTGTCTGCGATGTTGGGTTTGGACCTGGCCCGTTTGTATGTCACGCTAAGCGTGAGGGAGGGTGTTAGAAATTGTATTTATCCCATATTGCTTAATTATGGGCTGTTATGGTGTATATATGTGGATTGGGCACCCTCTTCTTTTGAGCTAGCTTTTGAGAATGAGTTCTATCCAAACCCATTTATCAaatccaaacaaaaaaataccAGCTACAGACAGATCCAAAATGTCACCTGGTAAAATGCAGGGTGGAAATACATCAATTCATGGGGAGGTTGGGGAGACTAGAGCCCACCCTTGAAGGGGCATGATCAATTGAACCATGGGCATGACCAACTGAATCTAGCTAGGCCAGTGGATACCTACCACCATCCGAAGGTTTGGTTTAAAATCTATGTTTTTTGCGTGGTGATTGGTAAAATAGATTGTCTCAGCTGGACCATTGGTACTTGTTGAACATTGTAGAAAGCTTCGATTCAAATGTAGAACCTTTCACAAAATAAGAAAGGATTAGTGCAGCTAACACTGAATAAGATTGGGAATCAACTCTTAGTTGAGTTGCTTGATGATGAAATTTACTCTTTTTTGTTCGGCACTATCATTAATCCATAAGAATTGGAAGCATAAATCATTTGATTTTTTGGTAATGTATGATTGAAGTCTTCCATAATTATATTCAACAATCTGTGAACTTGTCTCATCATAGACTTTTTGCTATATCACCTCTTATTTTGATCAACCATGTGGGTGAAAtataccttttcttttcttttccccttG
The Ricinus communis isolate WT05 ecotype wild-type chromosome 1, ASM1957865v1, whole genome shotgun sequence DNA segment above includes these coding regions:
- the LOC8259866 gene encoding DExH-box ATP-dependent RNA helicase DExH8 — its product is MAESSSSTSSCSSSRSSPFLQREFASLPIMSLRQKIVEKVLENRVTLIVGDTGCGKSSQVPQFLLEENMEPILCTQPRRFAVVAVAKMVAKARNCELGGEVGYHIGHLKHLSERSKIVFKTAGVLSDEMREKGLNALKYKVIILDEVHERSIESDLVLVCVKQFLLRNNDLRVVLMSATADFGRYRDYFKDLGRGERVEVLAIPSSNQQALFQRRVSYLEQMTEFLGISSEVLATKYCSGPSPAMVSADIKPEVHKLIHDLVMHIHDNEPDIEKGILVFLPTYHDLLQQWYLLKPLGSCFKVHILHGSIDTEQALLAMKIWKSHRKVILATNIAESSVTIPKVAYVIDSCRSLQVFWDGTRKKDYAELVWVSKSQADQRKGRTGRTCDGQIYRLVTRSFFNKLQEYESPAILRLSLRQQVLMVCCAESKAINDPRVLLQKTLDPPDPRVIEDALNLLVHIKALDRTSARGRYEPTFYGRLLASFPLSFDASFIVLKFGDVGLLREGILIGILMDIQPQPILHPFGEEHLFAEYAYHYYGGDCNNMVRIGRKEMILMGNLCAYKFWQRVFKDRHRLEHLKRLSTFDEMKAVTSLLPKIEEEWCSFHNLVWSSLHQVSEIYEDILSSLHRFRPRFLGKCDGLPTYYDPYEFGHVCLLKSQQNEDIVVVAADDEHHEPSSEIKKCCAVPFVDSGHFQTINVAEKLLTIVKEIRSQLTDDAAGNDSSYVNGDPSGNDAGYVNEDVSHVNEEAPLCVYFVNGSCNKGSQCSFSHSLQAKKPACRYFFTLQGCRNGESCSFSHDIGSSVSSCSPAPCPPEDDDVNAVSLLQLFPTSSDGCILLLEDSDLHFSLNFACFYDPSKIISTTCMSETSLNDPSLNGVRILWEFRDPCRTIISKAGRNLIPWSEVKCILWFPSFASQSENLEGQKILVQNFFDYLASRIIADSLYELRIIITMNNVRFAQLQVEKLGRESFFFLGESFPFDEASFGELADGVRTRKPMPASKAISYVFDLQPPTDIQFDDYAATLHKCLHDVNG